The Rhipicephalus sanguineus isolate Rsan-2018 chromosome 4, BIME_Rsan_1.4, whole genome shotgun sequence DNA window GCTGAGAACCAGAACTTTTTGGCTGAACatgtcatgacccctttaaggcgcacTATCATTACATCTTTTAAGGCATCAGTGTTTCTTAAAACgtgttatttcttatttattgaGCCTTCATACTGTTATTTTCTATTTGTTCGCAGTTTTACAAGCTAGAGGAGAAAAGAGGTCCACAACATTGCTGGGTTGGGATATGTAAGAACGGAACTTGTCGTGACCTAATCGAAGCGACGTGCTCCGACTACTGAACCGCGCTCATTTTGCAAGAAAAAAGCACTTCGAGGCATCACTCAAGTGGAAATAAAATGTCTTTTGACGACTTGGTAAACTTAGCCTTATTTTTGTGTTTGACCTTGTGAACGAAGATTCGGCTGGAATCCACGTATTTTACAAAGCGTGTTCGGAAAAGGTAAAGCTGGAAGCTACCGTGGAGCAAGGTATCTCTAACGCTGCTTTTAATCATGACTAGATGTCACTCTCCTCTCTTTCCCAAGCACCCAACACGTGCATAAATTGCCTTCGCTAAGCCGAGCTCCCAACAAGTGGTGACCCATGGCATTTACGTGTTTTCGAACACTAGTTCTTATGCTCGACTCTGCTACTACTCCTACAGGCAGAGGCGACCCCACGATTACGTCTCCTGTTATCGCAGCAAAGCTTCAACTTGTTCCCCTTTTCGACAGCAGTCCGCGGATTAGGTTTACGCAAGTAGAGGTCCGGCCCGTTTTCAATTCCAGCACATCACTTCACAAAATGAACGTAATTGCGCGTCGTCGCTGCGCTACCCACCATCGACGACGCTCAGACGCCTTGCTTGCAGGTACACCTTCTCCTACAGCGCACGACAACCTAAAACGCACGGTCCTGCACCGCCTTCAGAAATCGCAACACAGTAACCTCCGGCAGGTTTTTTCTTAGAACTCGGTAAACAACGGCCAACTGCTGCACCGGATGTGTTTGTTACATGGCGAGGACTCCTCAAAAGAGTGTCAGCTCCTGTTTTGTGCGAAATGTTTGCGCAGCGTCTGCCACAGTCCACACGCGAGGTACTGGCGGGCTCGGACTATATCAGTCTTGGTCGGCTAAATACACTCACGAATCGCATCGGCGGCTGCTCGTTTTCGGCACAGTTACCAATCACCGCTACGACAGCCTCAGAGCCAGGGGACCAAGTCTCGCACCAAGACTAAACAATGCACTACCTTACCAGTTCATTTCAATTCAATTTATTCAGACAAAATCTTTTTGCCCAGGTTGAAGGGACAAAAGACACTAGAGACACGGATAACTCGCGACAACGCTGAAGACCAACTTTAGCACAGCCCTTCGTCTACAAAGTCTCGCAGTGAATCTAAGGCCCACCTGAGCGATCGTGCCGGTGCCACCGTCGCTTTGGCGAACAAGCCCGTCGCTGCAGAGATTTCGAAGGCAGCTGTTACATACTGGGACGGGACTTCCTCGAACATTTCAACCTGGATGTGAGTGTTCGTGAACAGTGCCTAAAGGATAAAGCTACATCCCTCGATCTACTTCACGTGCGGTTTTACCTCACCTCCTCGGGTATAAGTACACTTCGGCCGTCTCAACGCATGACAAGATACTTGCTGAGTGTCTGCAGCTCATGACGCCCCGACATACAGACTTTTTAGTGCCCGCAGCTCTCGAAACCCAATAAAACTAAAACTGAAGCGTCATGACACCACACTCGCTAACCTGTCGCCGCCGGTTGGAAGTTGTCTACCCTGAGCTCGAAGAAATGCTGCACGTTGGCGTTATTGGTCCTTCATCAAGCAAATGTTCTTGACCTCTCCATCTTGTAACAAAGCTGTACAATGGCGACTGGCGGTCTTCAGAATTACCGACCTTTGAATGGCGTCACTACTCCGACTCAATATTCTCTTCCTCAAATACAAGACTTTCGCGCTCGTCTCGCGTGATAGAAATATACAGCAAGATTGATTTGATGACTGCCTGCTACTCAATCGACCCTTGAGGGAACAACACCAAGGAGTAGTGTACAGGGTGCAGTGTTCGgaatgcccagctagctacataggcgagagcaagtgcttcccagaaagaatgcgccaacataagaacgacgtcaggaagatgaaaatgcaacgcagcgctcttgcagagcactgtgagaaacatgaccataagatcgacttcgacggcgcttctgttctggaaacagaaaggaatctgggaaggaggctcttgctcgagtcgtggcacattcaaaacacaccGGCAAATGTCAACCGGTCCCTTGGAACAATGCtctcggtttacgttcacggcctccgaaacgtgagggaaagggaaatccggagccgcggttaaacaagtcggggagaatcttccatgaccaaaccagcaccccctgaggaaggggctgaatcggtcccgaaacgtcgggttctcttacacttggctggagccatactaacctcctaaatattccacccagccagatTTCTGTCACAATGTTTACGTTTAAGTCATTACGCATTGACTTCGGCCAGGAAGCGGCACTCCTCGCAAAGCGGTACGTGAGCGTAGCAAGAGGGATCATGACCTACAAGACTCATCTCGACTTCacgaagacctgccgggagatgAACGTAGTACCACGAAGTCTTCAGCTTAAACGCTTAGTGCACACGGCGGAGGGCAACAAGATCATCGCAAAAGCCGAACAACGCCTGCTAAACGCCCGAATCCATGAATGCCACAGCGTGTTcaagaaggaattagacctgttttTCCTCCGACGGCAGCTTCGATATCGACTGCCCAACGTCTTTCCGTCTTTGGAGGAATTTGCTCGAAATGTGGCGgcaacaacagctcggaagcaGCAAGCGGCCCACAAGAGCAAGCTCACGACACTCCAAGGAAAAAACCCCACCGCGGACATGACAACGATAATTTCGTCGTCAACCTGTCCTCCAGGCAACTCTCCCCTACCGAGCATAGCGTGCTGGCCAAGAGATACAACTTCAACGTGACCACGGCGCATCCGTCACTACCAAGGATCATTGCGGCTACGGAGGAAGGCATAAGACGACTTGACAACGGCATTCGAGAAAATgtccgtctcaaggccatcggcgtactatcaaaaataggaaaGCGCCGTGAGCACAACATATCGAGGAAGGAGAATAATGCGATCCGTTCACTCCGAAATGATGAGAACATTGTCATCCCCCCGGCCGACAAGGGCAACGCAATGGTCGTGCTCGATAGGGAGGCGTACAGCGACCAAGTGCGTGATCTCCTTCACAGCCCGGCCTATGAAACGCTGGCGAAAGACCCCACATCgagagtccaaagggaactgaacAAGCTCCTGGCGGATATCTTTAAGAGGTACCTGGAGGCAAGAACCACCAACCTCCAGCTTATCTGCCGGAgcggctctgcaccaggattttatgGGCTTCCCAAGATCCACAAGCCCACCGTCCCGCTCCGTcctatcgtggattttacatctccactccgtgcgctgtccaagTACCtacaccggactctggcgccgctcgtgggaaaaacaccaacccacatacgcaacgccagcccttcgtggagcgcatgaaagatgtgacagtgagcagtgatgagtgaatcgtttcgttcgacgtcgtgtctgTGTTCAAGAGTGTGCCCATAGCGCTAGCAGTGTCCTGGGCACGAGCGGCTTTGAAGGAAGATAAACTCTTCGGCGAAAGAAGCTGCCTAAGCATCGACGAACTGTGTCGTCTGCTGGAGTATTGCCTCAAGGGGACATACTTCAGCGTCAAGGGGATCTTCTACAGACAAGCCAGCGGGACCGCGATGGGGGCGGTGATCTTCGTTACAGCTGCTAACCTCACAATAGAGCACATAGAAGAAACGGCACTACGCTCCTTTATTGACAAGCCGAAAGTGTTTGTGAGGtacgtggacgactgcttctgcgtcATAAAGAAGACAGCCGTAGACAGCTTCCTCCAACATCTGAATTCCGTCGACCAGGCGATACAGTTCACGGTGGAGCGAGAGCGAGACGGGACGCTTCCGTTACTCGATGTGGCAGACGGACGGCAGGGCGAGCGCATGACCTTCGCGgtgtacagaaagccaacgcacaccgttaggtatttgcatttcacgtcctgtcatccgactgcccacaaagcttcggtagtttcggcgctcctatcacgtgcaagaacaatctgcacgtcggaaggggagagaaagagacaagAGGAGAGGGTCATCGCCGAGCTGCTAATGAACGGATACACTGAAGCTTTCATTCGCCGAGTGTCGCGCCGTGTGCCGAAAGACACGCTAGgcgaccccctcccccttcccggccaccccaccggccacaatggaatccaagaagccagctcagcgcattgtcataccatatgtgccgggcatcagtgaagagctcgccaggattctcaggaaagagggggtcacggtgatacacaagccagcgtcgacgctcacccgcctgctaccgcggccgaaggatcgaccctCGAGGGAACAACACAAAGGCGTAGTGTACAGGGTGTCGTGTTCGGAATGCCCAGCTAGCTGCATAGGCGAGAGgaagtgcttcccagaaagaatgcgccaacataagaacgacgtcaggaagatggaaaatgcaacgcagcgctcttgcagagcactgtgagaagcacgaccataagatcgacttcgacggcgcttctgttctggaaacagaaaggaatctgggaaggaggctcttgctcgagtcgtggcacattcaaaacacaccggcaaatgtgaaccgatccctaggaacaatgccctcggtttacgttcacggcctccgaaacgtgagggaaagggaaatccggagccgcggcgaaaacaagtcggggggaagcttccatgaccaaaccagtcaccccataaggaaggggccgaatcggtcccgaaacgtcgggctctgttaaacttggctggagccatagtAACCTCCTAAACTTGTCTTAGGCGCATCAACAATTTTTTCCAGGAAGCAAAAACGCGGTTGCCGATCGCATTCTTCGTCTTCCACTGCCTGATGCGCCAAGTCAATTTATGCTAGACACTTCGACCACGGTAGTGGGTGTCTTACTGCAGCACAAGGCGGCACAAAATGGAGGCCACTGGGCTTTTTATATAGGCGCCAGGCACCTACAGAAGCTCGCTGCAAAAcattagagagaaagagagagatgttGGTCAGTTACGTACtctaaagcattttcttttttttacgagggctgtatttttttacatttcgGCTAATCACAAGCCGTTAACTTGCTTCTTCAAGAGCCTAAAATTCTTCCACTTAAAACCTGCGCTTAGGCAAATTCTCATTAATTTCCTATTTTATACGAGTATCACTCCCATCTGAGACCGCAAGTTACGCAGCTGACGCTGTGTCGAGGCTCGGCGCGCTACCTGCTGGCCCCTCAATTACGAAGCCATAATGCCCATCTAGCAAGAACACCTGGTACTGCTCCAATTGTGCAAACAAAGCTATCCCCGCTCCAGCTGGCGGAAGTGCCGCCTCCCTACGCAACAACATTGGTCAAAAGCGACACGTCGCAGGCAGCTCCTCGCCCGTGCGTCCCCATCAGTTTTGACAGCCAATATTCAATGCACTGCATGGGGTGCtgttctggacttccgccattttctgtcaaatttgacgtagccgtgacgtgtacacaatgatgacgcaaacgcatgaagggtgattccacgtaagatcgaacaaacgatggctggtcgacctctcaaatttatttcaaaattttatatattattgcctgacgagtggaaagaagagatccgcaatttgttttaacgccaaaaattttttcgaaccacaggaaatcaataatcacgaagaggtggagtagagcgctcatccgctctgctgtttcggccaactttcgttatgaattgcacaaaatatattaaagttaggtagctgaaatttatttacctaaatacatgcatgtttttgcttctgctcatgtatttttagtttttatgtgtcgtgtagatgtttttataaaaaacctcaaaaatggcccaatcggcaaaattttctttactttgaaggtctttatctcaaaaaagccttgtagcagagcgacaaaaattctgcattacgttcttcgcatgcgtatctaccaaactgccaaatcttgtatttatataacttttcagtaaagagatatgatcgggctaagttcaagaaaacaccgaacaatgaaaacttctgacgacaattaaaaaaaacccattttttaaatttcttaaactttgtccacttatgctcctccacatcagctttcacaataattaaaaacatgttgcataatgtcgttgcactaatagttacggcccctccaaagaGACCCTTCGGCAAGGATGGGCcaatccgacttcttgcccagcaagtgtataaaatgcaggcaggattgaatttctttttattaaaaggtcagcaggtacctaaaaaggtgtcgccggcactgaagacattaattttgaaattatttggtcactgcagcggccacgagcgcggagctaccgagtaggcgcgcgtgcacccgagatgctcgttgtaagagacggagCAGTGAGAGcacgttctcgcgtcctcagaccgattgagttcgaaacagcaacacctctcgggtgacttgaacgcacgtgcactggagcttcgctattctatccgccctctgttcgcatctcagctaggcgctgataacacggcggagattgaagcaagatgaaaactctataagggagctatgagcgctcgcttcacgcacgctgctgccacagaaactgcgctgcgccagttgcgatcagtggaaagcatgaacgtggcgctcctgtggcaaagcaaaatatggattgtcaaaggaaagaaaagcaaaactatcggtaaccggatgcgcttgtctatattagatgccggcagcagacggcgtgaactggccgcgtgttcagtgcgctgttcacacttcattcggcgcggatagtttcttgtgctttgctcttactctacacctcctgtgcgtctcatgacgagaaagtatagctctgaatgagtctattgtggagactacctttcgaagcacaagaagcttaaaggagtactgatacgaattttaaaaaaattcggattgttgctcgaAATAAAAATACTgttgtcgagaaacctaaaacgactattgtggtgcctgggaatgcatcctatactttaattagcgccaccttaaatagacactttcggtttcgatattgagggggtggcttctcagtgtcgttcatagcagtgtgacgtcacggagatacagaaattcgcgacgtagtagcgggaaatccgtcatctgctcgtggtgcaatagacaacgatgagtgaattgtcgtccagtgaccctgacagtgatttctacgattaggctgcatgcaggacgcagaactcgcgaacctCGGAGGAaatgtcttgacttgtcgggataatgtccttgcagtgtggctggcttgcaaatgctcagcgacgaaaacttcaaagtcaaattaaaatattttatacttgttctccgactccagtgtgtggacagcatggacactgcataccaacgaagcaaaaaatgtcccttttgcgatgtctcgaaatcgtgtcagtactcctttaattaatgcaaagaagccaaaatttcgcagagttacctacctagacataaatgctttgaaggaacgtttaacgcccgaaagatcagtgactgtcagtgagacggactacttgtgctacgcgtacttttgctaccactgcaatgaaagatcttcacggaacgcactgtataacgatgacattcttgtgccccctgaaaaagaatagtcgcaattaaccagatcactgcgactaccggtgcacatgcgttcaagtcacccgagaggtgttgctgtttcgaactcaatcggtccctgaggacgcgaaaacgagctcctcactgcgccgtctcttacaacgagcatctcgggtgcgcgcgcgcctgatcggtagccccgcgctcgtggccgctgcagtgaccaaatattttcaaaattaacgtcttcagtgccggcaacacctttttaggtacctgctggccttttataaaaagaaattcaatcctgcctgcatttatacacttgctgggcaagaagtcggaattgcccatccttgcctaagggtcttattggaggggccgtaactattagtgcaacgacattatgcaacatgttttaatgattgtgaaagatgatgtggaggagaataagtggacaaagtttaagaaatttaaaaaatgggttttttttttttaattgtcgtcagaagtttccgttgttcggtgttttcttgaacttagcccaatcatatctctttactgaaaagctatataaatacaagatttggcactttggtagatacgcatgcgaaagaacgtaatgcagaatttttgtcgctatgctacaaggcttttttgagataaagaccttcaaagtaaagaaaattttgccgattgggccatttttgaggttttttataaaaacatctacactacacataaaaactaaaatacctgagcagaagcaaaaacatgcatacatttaggtaaataaatttcagctacctaactttaatatattttgtgaattcataacgaaagttggccgaaacagcagagcggatgag harbors:
- the LOC119391383 gene encoding uncharacterized protein LOC119391383 codes for the protein MTYKTHLDFTKTCREMNVVPRSLQLKRLVHTAEGNKIIAKAEQRLLNARIHECHSVFKKELDLFFLRRQLRYRLPNVFPSLEEFARNVAATTARKQQLSPTEHSVLAKRYNFNVTTAHPSLPRIIAATEEGIRRLDNGIRENVRLKAIGVLSKIGKRREHNISRKENNAIRSLRNDENIVIPPADKGNAMVVLDREAYSDQVRDLLHSPAYETLAKDPTSRVQRELNKLLADIFKRYLEARTTNLQLICRSGSAPGFYGLPKIHKPTVPLRPIVDFTSPLRALSKYLHRTLAPLSVPIALAVSWARAALKEDKLFGERSCLSIDELCRLLEYCLKGTYFSVKGIFYRQASGTAMGAVIFVTAANLTIEHIEETALRSFIDKPKVFVRCSVVMSGSRLGPSSRRRRSGGGYG